Proteins encoded in a region of the Candidatus Schekmanbacteria bacterium genome:
- a CDS encoding tetratricopeptide repeat protein has translation MNFSFKTFLSLFIIILYAHQSYSLVEKKEINTPAINNRSLTSLQNDRSEYIAILLEAIKKEPTNISLKEQLALQYLREKNFDSAINIFNEIIKLKPNSYLHYNALGSAYGFKGDMENAIKNYKKAIKLNPSFAEAHKNLGNAYIGEQKFDLALDEFKKALKLKPDYYQVMNNIASLYFMENKMDDALKAVENALSIEPDFLPAKKIQGKIYKRKGEFKRALNIFNEILMNNPKEVESIKIIAGIYLRLGNYQKALEFCKRYIELRPSDPDKHDYITFINYFENE, from the coding sequence ATGAACTTTTCTTTTAAAACATTTCTTTCATTATTCATTATCATATTATATGCTCATCAATCTTATTCTTTAGTTGAAAAAAAAGAGATAAATACACCAGCCATCAACAATAGGTCCCTAACATCTTTACAGAATGATAGAAGTGAATATATTGCAATCCTGCTTGAAGCAATTAAAAAAGAACCAACCAACATTTCTTTGAAAGAGCAGTTAGCACTTCAATATTTAAGAGAAAAAAATTTTGACTCTGCAATAAACATCTTTAACGAAATTATAAAACTTAAGCCCAATTCATATCTTCATTATAACGCATTGGGTTCCGCTTATGGTTTTAAGGGGGATATGGAGAATGCAATTAAAAACTACAAAAAAGCTATCAAACTAAACCCTTCCTTTGCTGAAGCCCATAAAAATTTAGGAAATGCATATATTGGAGAACAAAAATTCGATTTAGCTCTTGATGAATTTAAAAAAGCCCTAAAACTTAAACCTGATTATTATCAGGTGATGAACAACATAGCCTCCCTTTATTTTATGGAAAATAAAATGGATGATGCTCTAAAAGCTGTTGAAAATGCACTTTCAATAGAACCGGATTTTCTTCCTGCAAAAAAAATACAGGGAAAAATATATAAGCGGAAAGGAGAGTTTAAAAGAGCCCTCAACATTTTCAATGAAATTCTAATGAATAATCCTAAAGAGGTTGAATCAATAAAAATAATTGCCGGAATCTATTTGCGTCTGGGAAATTATCAGAAAGCCCTTGAATTTTGTAAAAGATACATTGAATTGAGGCCATCTGATCCTGACAAACATGATTACATCACTTTCATAAACTACTTTGAAAATGAATAG
- a CDS encoding tetratricopeptide repeat protein, which produces MNRIIRGKEKIILFLIQLTAIFFLFFIISCNKFASFGKAKNLIIITMDTTRADALECYGNKNVHTPNINRIAQEGILFSNAASAAPITLPSHSSIMTGLFPINHGARDNSIYILPEENTTLAEVFKEKGFNTAGIVSTFILDSQYGINQGFDFFDDKFLNPEQKGRLPVQRKGIETATVAIDWLEENAKKKPFFMWVHFYDPHADYNPPEPYKTAYIDNLYLGEVAYTDMCIGMIIKELKKLDLYDDTLFVITADHGESLGEHGEQTHGIFIYDGTIHVPLIIRDPTSSIRGKKIDTQVRLVDIFPTVLELMGIDYKGETDGVSVAGFFEGKEVDENPSYCEAEIPKSFYWNALKGIRFDGWKYIFGKNKELYNLKDDPSERINLIEKESSKAKQLFTILKRIVANKRTFKKESNIKPLDEETIEKLKALGYFQAGGTSGKEEEYDELPTEFSRPDPLEQIKNYRKFQRINNLIDSKQYDAAEKGLKEIIKEDPENPRFLSTLAEMYKTLDRIKEAIPLYEKAAKFDPKNGRYYFLIGNLYNRIGKPSKAIEFYKKTVQLNPRHFLAHYNLGRFYTLQGDYEKAILEYETALKLRPDHSYSYNNLAYIYMEKLNDKKKGLEYLKKAVKASPNIAFIRKNYASALIDLGKYKEAEKEMKEALRLEPNNPKYYTELGNIYKKMGDLEKAQEMWKKSTEISSSKEGSTS; this is translated from the coding sequence ATGAATAGAATAATAAGAGGAAAAGAAAAAATAATATTATTTCTTATTCAGTTGACTGCAATTTTTTTTCTATTTTTCATTATCTCATGCAATAAATTTGCCTCCTTTGGGAAAGCAAAGAATTTAATCATTATAACAATGGATACAACAAGGGCAGATGCGCTCGAATGTTATGGAAATAAAAATGTGCACACTCCAAATATAAATCGAATTGCGCAAGAGGGAATCCTTTTCAGCAATGCGGCAAGCGCTGCACCCATTACCCTGCCCAGCCATTCATCAATTATGACAGGGCTTTTTCCTATCAACCATGGAGCAAGGGACAACAGCATTTATATCCTGCCAGAAGAAAACACTACTCTTGCTGAGGTTTTCAAAGAAAAAGGATTCAACACAGCAGGAATAGTAAGTACTTTCATTCTTGATTCCCAATACGGCATCAACCAAGGATTTGATTTTTTTGATGACAAATTTCTTAACCCTGAACAAAAGGGACGACTTCCTGTCCAACGTAAAGGAATTGAAACAGCTACTGTTGCAATAGATTGGCTTGAAGAGAATGCAAAGAAAAAGCCCTTCTTTATGTGGGTGCATTTCTATGATCCTCATGCAGATTATAACCCTCCTGAACCTTACAAGACCGCTTATATTGACAATCTTTATCTTGGCGAAGTTGCATATACAGATATGTGCATTGGAATGATAATAAAGGAATTAAAAAAGCTGGATCTTTATGATGACACTCTATTCGTAATTACTGCTGACCATGGAGAAAGTTTAGGCGAACACGGTGAACAAACACATGGTATATTTATCTATGATGGGACTATTCATGTCCCTCTCATTATAAGAGATCCTACATCATCCATCAGAGGGAAAAAAATCGACACACAGGTGCGTCTTGTTGATATCTTTCCAACTGTGCTTGAATTGATGGGAATAGACTACAAAGGGGAAACCGATGGTGTAAGCGTTGCCGGTTTTTTTGAAGGGAAAGAAGTTGATGAAAACCCTTCCTATTGTGAAGCGGAAATTCCCAAATCCTTCTATTGGAATGCTTTGAAAGGTATACGCTTTGACGGATGGAAATACATCTTTGGAAAGAACAAGGAGCTCTATAACCTTAAAGATGACCCGTCTGAACGCATCAACTTGATTGAAAAAGAATCTTCCAAGGCAAAACAGCTTTTTACGATTTTAAAGAGAATAGTTGCCAATAAGAGAACATTTAAAAAAGAGAGCAATATAAAACCTCTCGACGAAGAAACAATTGAAAAACTGAAAGCTCTCGGATATTTTCAAGCTGGAGGGACAAGCGGTAAAGAGGAAGAATATGATGAACTTCCAACGGAATTTTCCCGTCCTGACCCATTGGAACAAATTAAAAATTATAGAAAGTTCCAAAGAATCAATAACCTAATTGACAGCAAGCAATACGATGCAGCTGAAAAGGGGCTAAAAGAAATCATAAAAGAAGACCCTGAAAATCCACGTTTTTTATCAACATTGGCAGAAATGTATAAGACTTTGGACCGCATAAAGGAAGCCATCCCTCTGTATGAAAAGGCAGCTAAATTTGATCCAAAAAACGGTAGATATTATTTTCTAATTGGCAACCTCTATAATCGAATCGGCAAACCCTCAAAAGCCATTGAATTTTATAAAAAAACAGTTCAACTCAATCCGAGACACTTTCTCGCTCATTATAATCTCGGAAGGTTTTACACACTTCAGGGAGATTATGAAAAAGCGATTCTTGAATATGAAACTGCCTTAAAACTTCGCCCTGATCATTCATATTCATACAACAATCTTGCTTACATTTATATGGAAAAACTCAATGACAAAAAGAAAGGGTTAGAATATTTGAAAAAAGCTGTAAAAGCTTCGCCAAATATTGCATTCATAAGAAAAAATTATGCAAGCGCTCTAATAGATTTAGGGAAATATAAAGAAGCTGAAAAGGAAATGAAGGAAGCTCTTCGTCTCGAGCCAAATAACCCAAAATATTATACAGAGCTTGGAAATATCTACAAAAAAATGGGAGACTTAGAAAAAGCTCAGGAAATGTGGAAAAAATCCACTGAAATCTCATCTTCTAAAGAAGGTTCAACATCATAG
- a CDS encoding acyl-CoA dehydrogenase gives MYQLTEEQKMIKDLARKIAEEKIKPIRAKLDETEEFPYEVMKAIKDADLSGLYIEEEYGGAGMGTFEMALVMEEFSRVCAGIAISYGANALGSYPLILFGSEEQKKKYLTRIASGDALAAFALTEAEAGSDAGNVKTRADKKGDRYVLNGTKQWITNGGEAEIYTVIASTNRSKGARGLSAFVVEKGTPGFSFGKKAEKMGIRASATRELIFEDCEIPAENLIYKENAGFLITMKTLDKARPGVAAQALGIAQGAFEEALEYSKVREQFGKTISANQTIQIMLADMATQIESARALLYTVARYIDSGARDIGKEAAMCKLLASDVAMKVTVDAVQILGGYGYMRDYPVEKMMRDAKITQIYEGTNQIQRLVIANKLLKG, from the coding sequence ATGTATCAGTTAACAGAAGAACAAAAAATGATCAAAGACTTGGCTCGAAAAATAGCTGAAGAGAAGATAAAACCAATCAGAGCAAAGCTTGATGAAACAGAAGAATTTCCTTATGAAGTGATGAAAGCAATTAAAGATGCTGATTTAAGCGGTCTTTATATAGAAGAGGAATATGGCGGCGCTGGAATGGGGACATTCGAGATGGCGCTTGTGATGGAGGAGTTTTCAAGAGTATGCGCAGGTATTGCAATTTCATATGGAGCAAATGCACTTGGTTCATATCCTCTTATCTTATTTGGAAGTGAAGAGCAGAAAAAGAAATATCTTACAAGGATAGCCTCGGGCGATGCTCTTGCCGCTTTTGCTCTTACGGAGGCAGAAGCAGGAAGTGATGCAGGAAATGTCAAGACACGCGCCGATAAAAAGGGTGACCGATATGTCCTCAATGGAACCAAACAATGGATAACTAATGGAGGAGAAGCGGAGATATATACTGTTATTGCCTCTACGAATCGTTCAAAAGGCGCACGCGGTTTATCTGCTTTTGTCGTTGAAAAAGGAACTCCTGGTTTTTCATTTGGCAAAAAAGCAGAAAAGATGGGAATAAGAGCATCTGCAACCAGAGAACTTATTTTTGAAGATTGTGAAATTCCTGCTGAAAATCTCATATATAAAGAAAATGCTGGTTTTCTTATAACGATGAAAACATTGGATAAGGCGAGGCCTGGCGTGGCAGCGCAAGCACTTGGAATTGCGCAAGGGGCATTCGAAGAAGCTCTTGAATATTCCAAGGTAAGAGAGCAGTTTGGCAAGACAATATCAGCAAATCAAACAATTCAGATTATGCTAGCAGATATGGCAACTCAAATTGAATCGGCACGAGCGCTTCTTTATACTGTGGCGAGATATATTGATTCAGGCGCAAGAGATATTGGTAAGGAAGCGGCTATGTGTAAACTTCTTGCATCGGATGTTGCTATGAAAGTTACTGTTGATGCAGTACAGATTCTTGGTGGTTATGGATATATGAGAGATTATCCAGTAGAGAAGATGATGAGAGATGCAAAGATTACTCAAATCTATGAAGGAACAAATCAGATTCAGCGGCTTGTCATCGCAAACAAACTTTTGAAGGGATAA